In one Corallococcus soli genomic region, the following are encoded:
- a CDS encoding MFS transporter: MRSIFGGSVGNLIEWYDFYVYSAFSLYFAQAFFPDADPVVRQLNTAGVFALGFLIRPIGGWLMGLYADQHGRRAALTVSVSLMCLGSFVIAVCPTYASIGVAAPVVLMLARLLQGLSLGGEYGTSATYLSEVATSRHRGFYSSFQYVTLILGQLLATLTLLVLQRLVLTGPQLEAWGWRIPFLVGGALAILGFYMRRDMVETEAFTAQAAKGTEHYPMRELLRHPKELAIVVGLTMGGTLAFYTYTVYMQKFLVNSVGLTRDEATLISAGSLFLYMLLQPAFGFISDKVGRRPVLLWFGVLGTLCTVPLLTALTQTRDAFTAFLLVLAALVILSGYTSINAVVKAELFPARIRALGVGLPYAVTVSLFGGTAEYVGTRLKLAGHEPWFFWYVTGAILCSLLVYALMPDTQRNSRIEPGMDEA; this comes from the coding sequence TTGCGTTCCATCTTCGGCGGCTCGGTCGGAAACCTCATCGAGTGGTACGACTTCTACGTCTACTCGGCTTTCTCGCTCTACTTCGCGCAGGCGTTCTTCCCGGACGCCGACCCGGTCGTGCGGCAGCTCAACACCGCGGGTGTGTTCGCGCTCGGGTTCCTCATCCGCCCCATCGGGGGCTGGCTGATGGGGCTCTACGCGGATCAGCACGGACGGCGGGCGGCGCTGACGGTGTCGGTGTCGCTGATGTGCCTGGGGTCCTTCGTCATCGCGGTGTGTCCCACGTACGCGAGCATCGGCGTGGCGGCGCCCGTCGTGCTGATGCTGGCGCGGCTGCTCCAGGGCCTGTCCCTGGGCGGGGAGTACGGCACCAGCGCCACCTACCTGAGCGAGGTGGCGACGTCCCGGCACCGGGGCTTCTACAGCTCCTTCCAGTACGTCACGCTCATCCTGGGGCAGCTGCTGGCGACCCTGACACTGCTGGTGTTGCAGCGGCTGGTGCTGACGGGCCCGCAACTGGAGGCTTGGGGCTGGCGCATCCCGTTCCTGGTGGGCGGGGCGCTGGCCATCCTGGGCTTCTACATGCGGCGCGACATGGTGGAGACGGAGGCCTTCACCGCGCAGGCGGCGAAGGGGACGGAGCACTACCCGATGCGGGAGCTGCTGCGCCACCCGAAGGAGCTGGCCATCGTGGTGGGGCTCACGATGGGCGGGACGCTGGCCTTCTACACATACACCGTCTACATGCAGAAGTTCCTGGTGAACTCGGTGGGGCTGACGCGGGACGAAGCGACGCTCATCTCCGCCGGTTCGCTGTTCCTCTACATGCTGTTGCAGCCGGCGTTCGGGTTCATCTCCGACAAGGTGGGGCGCAGGCCCGTGTTGCTGTGGTTCGGCGTGCTGGGGACGCTGTGCACGGTGCCGCTCCTGACCGCGCTGACGCAGACCCGGGATGCCTTCACCGCCTTCCTGCTGGTGCTGGCGGCGCTGGTCATCCTCTCCGGCTACACGTCCATCAACGCCGTGGTGAAGGCGGAGCTGTTTCCCGCGCGCATCCGGGCCCTGGGCGTGGGGCTGCCCTATGCCGTGACGGTGTCGCTCTTCGGCGGCACGGCCGAGTACGTGGGCACGCGACTGAAGCTGGCCGGCCATGAGCCCTGGTTCTTCTGGTACGTGACGGGCGCCATCCTCTGCTCGCTGCTCGTGTACGCCCTCATGCCGGACACCCAGCGGAACAGCCGCATCGAACCAGGCATGGATGAGGCGTGA
- a CDS encoding methyltransferase, giving the protein MSPPPVHPAQHIVDLGFGFILSGALATAAELGVADRLAQGPRSAAQLAEEVGADASSLYRVLRLLASVGVFSEDAHGNFGLTPASEYLRGDVPGSLRSAVLMLTQDIFWAPTGALTETVRTGKNAFDRIFGKPFFDHLASNAAAGATFHRGMSSLSDLENGPIARSYDFSACRQVVDVGGGHGGFLIEALQASPSLRGVLFDHRHVLDEARIGAAGLSERCELVEGDFFQTVPSGADTYVLKRILHDWSDAVCVDILRHCRRAMAEGGRVLVVDTVIPPGNAPHGGKVLDVMMLASLPGRERTEEDFRKLFAQAGLRLTRVIPTPAALSITEAVAA; this is encoded by the coding sequence ATGAGCCCACCGCCTGTCCACCCCGCGCAGCACATCGTCGACCTTGGTTTTGGTTTCATCCTCTCCGGCGCGCTGGCCACGGCGGCGGAGCTGGGCGTGGCGGACCGTCTGGCCCAGGGCCCCCGGAGCGCGGCCCAGCTGGCCGAGGAGGTGGGCGCGGACGCGTCGTCGCTGTACCGGGTGCTCCGGCTGCTCGCGAGCGTGGGTGTGTTCTCCGAGGACGCCCACGGGAACTTCGGGCTCACCCCCGCCTCCGAGTACCTGCGCGGCGACGTCCCGGGCTCCCTGCGCAGCGCGGTGTTGATGCTCACGCAGGACATCTTCTGGGCCCCTACCGGCGCGCTCACGGAGACGGTGCGGACGGGGAAGAACGCCTTCGACCGCATCTTCGGCAAGCCCTTCTTCGACCACCTCGCGAGCAACGCGGCGGCGGGCGCCACCTTCCACCGGGGCATGTCCAGCCTGTCGGACCTGGAGAACGGCCCCATCGCGCGCAGCTATGACTTCAGCGCCTGCCGGCAGGTGGTGGACGTGGGCGGGGGCCATGGCGGCTTCCTCATTGAAGCGCTCCAGGCCTCACCGTCGCTCCGAGGCGTGCTCTTCGACCACCGCCACGTCCTGGACGAGGCGCGCATCGGCGCGGCGGGGCTCTCCGAGCGCTGCGAGTTGGTGGAGGGGGACTTCTTCCAGACGGTGCCGTCGGGCGCGGACACGTATGTCCTCAAGCGCATCCTCCACGACTGGAGCGATGCGGTGTGCGTGGACATCCTGCGCCACTGCCGCCGCGCGATGGCCGAGGGCGGCCGGGTGCTGGTGGTGGACACCGTCATTCCTCCCGGGAACGCGCCGCACGGAGGCAAGGTGCTGGACGTGATGATGCTGGCGTCGCTGCCGGGCCGCGAGCGCACCGAGGAGGACTTCCGCAAGCTCTTCGCCCAGGCGGGCCTGCGGCTCACGCGCGTCATCCCCACGCCGGCCGCGCTCAGCATCACGGAGGCGGTCGCCGCATAG
- a CDS encoding DUF4345 domain-containing protein — MQAPGARREGPRLTGPWRWIDALAFHGYAWFLILPGGLLGLLIPRWGPLPFEVYARGIFDADLPEQVLASALNQYRYMKSMEFGFGVFSVCFRDFIYTDRRFNRFYLGIIFLGAAERALSVVLDGMPRPFYVAAIFIELSVGLIVFISTRRTLRAASPAVG, encoded by the coding sequence ATGCAGGCACCTGGAGCTCGCAGGGAAGGGCCTCGCCTCACCGGGCCCTGGCGGTGGATCGACGCGCTGGCCTTCCATGGGTACGCGTGGTTCCTCATCCTGCCGGGAGGGCTGCTGGGGCTGCTCATCCCCCGCTGGGGGCCCCTCCCCTTCGAGGTCTATGCGCGAGGCATCTTCGACGCGGACCTGCCGGAGCAGGTGCTCGCGAGCGCGCTCAATCAGTACCGGTACATGAAGAGCATGGAGTTTGGCTTTGGTGTCTTCTCCGTGTGCTTTCGGGACTTCATCTACACCGACCGCCGGTTCAACCGCTTCTACCTGGGCATCATCTTCCTGGGGGCCGCGGAGCGGGCGCTCTCCGTGGTGCTGGATGGGATGCCGCGCCCGTTCTACGTCGCGGCCATCTTCATCGAGCTGTCCGTGGGCCTCATCGTCTTCATCTCCACCCGACGCACGCTGCGCGCCGCGTCCCCCGCGGTGGGTTGA
- a CDS encoding dienelactone hydrolase family protein, translating to MQDVDIKTADGVMDAKLFQPEGPGPWPAVILFMDAMGVRPSLEIMARRLADGGYVVLLPNVFYRTGHASKLGLKGSFEDPVFRERIYGIIGSLTPERQKVDGAAELDFLARQPSVQPGSKVGVTGYCFGGGVAVRMAANFPDRVGAAASSHGGQLATDSPDSPHRRLGDVKAELYFGHADNDKYMPAEAIQTLEAALKASGVTYVSETYPGAQHGYAVPNWPAHHEQTAETHWRRLFDLFGRTLRA from the coding sequence ATGCAAGACGTCGACATCAAGACCGCTGACGGAGTGATGGACGCGAAGCTGTTCCAGCCGGAGGGTCCAGGCCCCTGGCCCGCGGTCATCCTGTTCATGGACGCGATGGGCGTCCGGCCCTCCCTGGAAATCATGGCGCGGCGGCTCGCGGATGGGGGCTACGTCGTGCTGCTGCCCAACGTCTTCTACCGGACCGGACATGCCTCGAAGCTGGGTCTCAAGGGATCGTTCGAGGACCCCGTCTTCCGCGAGCGCATCTACGGCATCATCGGGAGCCTGACGCCCGAGCGGCAGAAGGTGGACGGCGCCGCGGAGCTGGACTTCCTCGCCCGGCAACCGTCGGTGCAGCCCGGGTCCAAGGTGGGCGTGACGGGCTACTGCTTCGGCGGCGGCGTCGCGGTGCGCATGGCCGCGAACTTCCCGGACCGCGTCGGCGCGGCGGCCTCGTCCCATGGCGGGCAGCTGGCGACGGACTCGCCCGACAGCCCCCACCGGAGGTTGGGTGACGTGAAGGCGGAGCTGTACTTCGGCCACGCGGACAATGACAAATACATGCCTGCGGAAGCCATCCAGACCCTGGAGGCGGCCCTGAAGGCCTCTGGCGTCACGTACGTTTCGGAGACCTACCCTGGCGCGCAGCACGGCTACGCGGTGCCGAACTGGCCCGCGCACCACGAGCAGACCGCGGAGACACACTGGCGCCGCCTCTTCGATTTGTTCGGTCGGACGCTGCGGGCCTGA